The sequence CGCGGCATTGAAACCCGCGCCAAATCCGTTATCGATGTTTACCACCGTAATGTTGGATGAACAGCTGTTCAGCATGGTCAGCAACGGAGCCAGACCGCCCATGTGCGTCCCGTAACCCACCGAGGTAGGAACGCCGATCACCGGACAGGCAGCCAGACCGCCCACCACCGATGGCAAGGCTCCTTCCATGCCTGCCACGGCCACAATACAGCGGGCCTCGCGAATCTTGTCTGCCTGAGCCAGCAAACGATGAATTCCCGCCACGCCCACATCATAGATGCGTTCTACACGCGCCCCGGCCATTGCCGCCGTCACCGCCGCTTCTTCCGCCACAGGGATGTCTGCCGTTCCTGCCGACATGACTAAAACACATCCCGTTGCCTTCACTGCTTTTTTCTCCAAAACAATGATCCGAGCAGCAGCATGGTATAGCAATCGGTCATCCACACCTTGTAGGCGCTCAAACAAATCGGGTTCCGCGCGGGTCAAAAGCAGATTGCTGTTTTCTTTTTCAAGACAACGGTAGATCCCTTCCACCTGTTCATGCGTTTTGCCCTGACAAAATACAACCTCAGGAAAACCCGTGCGCAGGGCGCGGTGATGATCCACTTTGGCGTACTCTAAATCTTCAAAGGGAAGTCGCTGCAATGTTTCGAGCACATGGGTCATGTCGGTAGAACCATCTTTAAATCGGCTCAGTAACCGTGTCAGTAATTCGATATCCATAATGGGCCTTGTTCAGTTAAAGTTCATGCGACGCAGAAACAAGCAAGGGGATCAGCAGGTGGGGAATGAGGTTTTCGATGGAGGCGCGAACCGGATTCGAACCGGTGATGCGGATTTTGCAGACCCGTGCCTTACCACTTGGCGATCGCGCCATCGAAAAAACATGGGAGAAAGTAACACACACTTTGGATTAATCCAGATAAATTTTGATTTTTTTTAAAAATCTTACAAAAGAAGCAGCAGAACCGGCTCACAGTCTATATTTACCTCTTTATGCCTCCAGCCTGATGCCTTTTCCAGCCTCATCCATCCCCTGGTTATTACTTGACAAATTCAGAGTTCTTATCCCAACATAACTCAGCTTTCACATGTTTTTCATATTTCGGCTCAATACAATAGTGATCTCGTCGAATAATCATAACGAGTTTTAAACAACGGAGAATGTCATGAAAAAAGTTTCTATTATATTGGCCATTGGAATGTTGTGGACATGCACAGCGATGGCGTCAACGGCAGACGACATATCAAAAAAGGTCAACAACCTGATTAAAAGCGCGGAAAACGACTTTTTCAAAGGGAATATAACGGAGGCATCCACCGTCTTGCAGGAGGCCGGAACCGAGCTCGCAGAGCTGAAAAC comes from Spartobacteria bacterium and encodes:
- the larB gene encoding nickel pincer cofactor biosynthesis protein LarB — translated: MDIELLTRLLSRFKDGSTDMTHVLETLQRLPFEDLEYAKVDHHRALRTGFPEVVFCQGKTHEQVEGIYRCLEKENSNLLLTRAEPDLFERLQGVDDRLLYHAAARIIVLEKKAVKATGCVLVMSAGTADIPVAEEAAVTAAMAGARVERIYDVGVAGIHRLLAQADKIREARCIVAVAGMEGALPSVVGGLAACPVIGVPTSVGYGTHMGGLAPLLTMLNSCSSNITVVNIDNGFGAGFNAALINRTNQA